From Streptomyces sp. NBC_01460, a single genomic window includes:
- a CDS encoding XdhC/CoxI family protein: MLDIAEELHRWVGQGREFAVATVVAVGGSAPRQPGAALAVDSDGTAVGSVSGGCVEGAVYELCRQAIADGTTVRERFGYSDDDAFAVGLTCGGVIDILVTPVRADDPARPVFAAAFAAAAGGTAAAVARVTEGPAGMLGLPLLVHPDGTYEGGLGGHAELDRTAAAEARAMLDTGRTGEIVIGAEGSRCGSPLTLLVESSVPPPRMIVFGAIDFAAALVRAGRFLGYRVTVCDARPVFATAARFPDADEIVVDWPHRYLATTDVDARTVLCVLTHDAKFDIPLLELALRLPVAYVGAMGSRRTHLERNERLREAGVTERQLAALHSPIGLDLGARTPEETALSIAAEIVAERRGGSGLPLKGAHTPIHHECGQPLASVA; encoded by the coding sequence ATGCTGGACATCGCCGAGGAGCTCCACCGGTGGGTCGGGCAGGGACGCGAGTTCGCCGTGGCCACCGTGGTGGCCGTCGGCGGCAGCGCGCCCCGGCAGCCGGGTGCCGCGCTCGCGGTGGACAGCGACGGCACGGCCGTCGGTTCGGTCTCCGGCGGCTGTGTGGAGGGCGCGGTGTACGAGCTGTGCCGGCAGGCGATCGCGGACGGCACCACCGTCCGCGAGCGCTTCGGCTACAGCGACGACGACGCCTTCGCGGTCGGTCTGACCTGCGGCGGCGTCATCGACATCCTGGTCACACCGGTGCGCGCGGACGACCCCGCGCGCCCGGTGTTCGCCGCCGCGTTCGCAGCCGCCGCCGGGGGGACGGCAGCCGCGGTCGCCCGGGTCACCGAAGGCCCGGCCGGGATGCTCGGCCTGCCGCTGCTCGTGCACCCCGACGGTACGTACGAGGGCGGGCTCGGCGGGCACGCCGAGCTGGACCGCACGGCCGCCGCCGAGGCGCGGGCGATGCTCGACACCGGCCGTACCGGCGAGATCGTCATCGGCGCCGAGGGGTCCCGCTGCGGCAGCCCCCTCACCCTGCTCGTCGAGTCGAGCGTCCCCCCGCCCCGGATGATCGTCTTCGGGGCCATCGACTTCGCCGCCGCCCTGGTGCGGGCCGGCCGCTTCCTCGGCTACCGCGTCACGGTCTGCGACGCCCGCCCCGTCTTCGCCACGGCGGCGCGCTTCCCGGACGCCGACGAGATCGTCGTCGACTGGCCGCACCGCTACCTCGCCACCACCGACGTGGACGCGCGTACGGTGCTCTGCGTCCTCACGCACGACGCCAAGTTCGACATCCCCCTGCTGGAGCTGGCCCTGCGGCTACCGGTCGCCTACGTCGGCGCGATGGGCTCGCGCCGCACCCACCTGGAGCGCAACGAGCGGCTCCGCGAGGCGGGGGTCACCGAACGGCAGCTGGCCGCGCTGCACTCGCCGATCGGACTCGACCTGGGAGCGCGCACCCCGGAGGAGACCGCCCTCTCCATCGCTGCGGAGATCGTCGCCGAGCGGCGCGGGGGCAGCGGCCTGCCGCTCAAGGGCGCACACACCCCGATCCACCACGAATGCGGACAGCCGCTCGCCTCGGTGGCCTGA
- a CDS encoding S8 family serine peptidase has translation MTFSLSSVPGRARPARAGRRALLVATSVALVSGVMLPAAGSATAAPKPSTAENRHGSGAVRDYDITLVTGDVVHYTDGAGSQDTVTVDRPDGAEGGVHVQQAGEDIFVIPDEATALIAAEKLDRRLFNISTLVEMGYDDRRSGGIPLIATYPASTARSLPAAPRGSKTVRRLESVNGAALKADKDDARAFWSDISRTGKSRSLNNGIAKLWLDGKVEAALKDSVPQVNAPQAWAAGFDGKGTTVAVLDTGIDATHPDVKDRVKESRSFVPGEEVDDKHGHGTHVASTIAGSGAASDGVNKGVAPAADLIVGKVLSNQGSGADSGIIEAMEWAKAEGADVVSMSLGSSVPDDGTDPMAQAVDALSADGGPLFVIAAGNAYGAGTIGAPGSAASALTIAAVDKQDGRANFSSMGPLVRSYGLKPDLSAPGVDINAAASQSVPGVEGMYQQMSGTSMATPHVAGAAAILKQRHPEWSGQRLKDALMSSSKRLPDYTPYEQGTGRLDVEAAIDTTIEATGSVEVASYDWPHSAEDAVAERTLTYRNTGDNDVTLKLATDTDAAAYTLSTSELTVPAGSTAEAVLSIDPSKVANDTRFSGQVVATDASGTTVAHTGFAVNKEQELYDLTLRLRDRAGEPMDGTVVFAALGDPQLGLVQVSGETTLRLPPGNYTAWTSADVDGDRADSQAVAFLAAPETILDKATTVTLDASKARKVSVRTPKETETRQLRYDMARTSPEGMVQRDAYQIPPAYDQLWVSPTKKVTQGDFSFLTRWRQGEELIDLTADGHDVPVTVQNGSVVAEDSEQRLTGVFAGNGAAADYKGRSVKGKAVVVTRSDTVPPAERLANAVAAGAKALFVVNDGRGVAMESYVPYGEQTTIPVASVQKIAGETLVKAAQRGRTLSLDQKKFASYVYDLVDRHDGTVPDRSLAFAPSTRQLAKVENTFYGHKETLGGGYRYDIPDYGPGLGFEEYEKFPGTRTEWVNPLPGASFWYENHSVLNADSGTAHEVRSAELDYTAGRTYRDEWFAPVVGPRLGTGYWGPFRTAYNDVQFNITPWTDSGEGHSGSMPENEYDTTSYAFYQGDTLIKKGAGRAGYAWDLSAEKVPYRLVIDSVRDEATWKTSTRTHSEWGFVSGALPEGTQQADIPLLQLDYDVDTDLAGDAKAGKQVEVGIESGTQAWLDGAVKATRASLSVSYDEGRTWKAVELRKGSSGEWNAKLRTPAKGADSVSLKAHAEGPGGLVVDQEIIKAFGLK, from the coding sequence ATGACATTTTCCCTCTCCTCCGTTCCCGGCCGGGCGAGACCCGCTCGCGCGGGACGCAGGGCGCTGCTCGTAGCGACCTCGGTCGCCCTCGTGAGTGGCGTCATGCTTCCCGCGGCGGGCTCCGCCACCGCCGCCCCGAAGCCGTCGACCGCCGAGAACCGCCACGGATCCGGGGCGGTTCGCGACTACGACATCACGCTGGTCACCGGTGACGTCGTCCACTACACGGACGGCGCGGGCAGCCAGGACACCGTCACCGTGGACCGCCCCGACGGTGCCGAGGGCGGCGTGCACGTGCAGCAGGCCGGGGAGGACATCTTCGTCATACCCGACGAGGCGACCGCCCTGATCGCGGCCGAGAAGCTGGACCGCCGGCTGTTCAACATCTCGACGCTGGTCGAGATGGGCTACGACGACCGGCGCTCCGGCGGCATCCCGCTGATCGCGACCTACCCGGCGAGCACGGCGCGCTCGCTGCCCGCCGCCCCGCGCGGCAGCAAGACCGTGCGCCGGCTGGAGTCGGTCAACGGTGCGGCCCTGAAGGCCGACAAGGACGACGCCCGCGCCTTCTGGAGCGACATCTCCCGTACGGGCAAGAGCCGTTCGCTGAACAACGGCATCGCGAAGCTGTGGCTCGACGGGAAGGTCGAGGCCGCGCTCAAGGACTCCGTGCCCCAGGTCAACGCGCCGCAGGCATGGGCGGCCGGCTTCGACGGCAAGGGCACCACGGTCGCCGTCCTGGACACCGGCATCGACGCCACGCACCCGGACGTCAAGGACCGCGTCAAGGAGTCCAGGAGCTTCGTGCCGGGCGAGGAGGTCGACGACAAGCACGGTCACGGCACACACGTCGCCTCCACCATCGCGGGTTCGGGCGCCGCCTCGGACGGCGTCAACAAGGGCGTCGCCCCCGCAGCCGACCTCATCGTCGGCAAGGTCCTGAGCAACCAGGGGTCCGGCGCCGACTCGGGCATCATCGAGGCGATGGAGTGGGCGAAGGCCGAAGGCGCCGACGTCGTCTCCATGAGCCTCGGCTCCAGCGTCCCGGACGACGGCACCGACCCGATGGCGCAGGCGGTCGACGCCCTCTCCGCCGACGGCGGTCCGCTGTTCGTGATCGCCGCGGGCAACGCCTACGGGGCGGGGACCATCGGCGCGCCCGGGTCCGCCGCGAGCGCGCTCACCATCGCCGCCGTCGACAAGCAGGACGGCCGGGCGAACTTCTCCTCCATGGGGCCGCTCGTGCGGTCCTACGGGCTGAAGCCCGACCTGTCCGCACCCGGCGTCGACATCAACGCCGCCGCCTCGCAGTCGGTCCCCGGTGTCGAGGGCATGTACCAGCAGATGTCCGGTACGTCGATGGCGACCCCGCACGTCGCCGGCGCCGCGGCCATCCTGAAGCAGCGCCACCCCGAGTGGTCCGGTCAGCGCCTCAAGGACGCGCTGATGAGCTCGTCGAAGCGGCTGCCCGACTACACGCCGTACGAGCAGGGCACCGGGCGCCTCGACGTCGAGGCGGCCATCGACACGACGATCGAGGCCACCGGCTCCGTCGAGGTCGCGTCGTACGACTGGCCGCACAGCGCCGAGGACGCCGTCGCGGAGCGGACCCTCACCTACCGCAACACGGGTGACAACGACGTCACGCTGAAGCTGGCGACCGACACGGACGCCGCGGCCTACACCCTGTCGACGTCCGAGCTGACCGTCCCGGCCGGCTCCACCGCCGAGGCCGTCCTCTCGATCGACCCGTCGAAGGTCGCGAACGACACCCGGTTCTCCGGCCAGGTCGTCGCCACCGACGCCTCCGGCACGACGGTGGCCCACACCGGCTTCGCCGTGAACAAGGAGCAGGAGCTCTACGACCTGACGCTCCGTCTCCGGGACCGTGCCGGCGAGCCGATGGACGGCACCGTGGTGTTCGCCGCGCTCGGCGACCCGCAGCTCGGCCTCGTCCAGGTCTCCGGTGAGACCACGCTGCGGCTGCCCCCCGGCAACTACACCGCCTGGACCTCCGCCGACGTCGACGGGGACCGTGCCGACTCACAGGCCGTGGCGTTCCTCGCGGCCCCCGAGACGATCCTCGACAAGGCCACCACGGTCACCCTCGACGCCTCGAAGGCCCGCAAGGTCAGCGTGCGCACCCCGAAGGAGACCGAGACGCGGCAGCTGCGCTACGACATGGCCCGCACGTCGCCCGAGGGCATGGTCCAGCGTGACGCCTACCAGATCCCGCCGGCCTACGACCAGTTGTGGGTCAGCCCCACGAAGAAGGTCACCCAGGGCGACTTCAGCTTCCTCACCCGCTGGCGCCAGGGCGAGGAGCTGATCGACCTGACGGCCGACGGCCACGACGTCCCGGTCACGGTGCAGAACGGCTCGGTCGTCGCCGAGGACAGCGAGCAGAGGCTCACCGGTGTCTTCGCGGGCAACGGCGCCGCGGCCGACTACAAGGGCCGCAGCGTCAAGGGCAAGGCCGTCGTCGTCACCCGCAGTGACACCGTCCCACCCGCCGAGCGGCTGGCCAACGCGGTCGCGGCGGGTGCGAAGGCACTCTTCGTCGTCAACGACGGCCGTGGGGTCGCGATGGAGAGCTACGTGCCGTACGGCGAGCAGACCACCATCCCGGTCGCCTCGGTGCAGAAGATCGCGGGCGAGACGCTGGTCAAGGCGGCGCAGCGCGGCAGGACACTCTCGCTGGACCAGAAGAAGTTCGCCTCGTACGTCTACGACCTGGTGGACCGTCACGACGGCACGGTCCCGGACCGTTCGCTGGCCTTCGCCCCGTCGACCCGGCAGCTCGCGAAGGTGGAGAACACCTTCTACGGCCACAAGGAGACGCTCGGCGGCGGCTACCGCTACGACATCCCGGACTACGGACCGGGCCTCGGCTTCGAGGAGTACGAGAAGTTCCCCGGCACCCGCACGGAGTGGGTCAACCCGCTGCCCGGCGCCTCCTTCTGGTACGAGAACCACTCGGTGCTGAACGCCGACTCCGGCACGGCGCACGAGGTGCGCAGCGCGGAGCTCGACTACACGGCGGGCCGGACCTACCGCGACGAGTGGTTCGCCCCGGTGGTCGGCCCCCGGCTCGGCACCGGGTACTGGGGACCGTTCCGCACCGCGTACAACGACGTCCAGTTCAACATCACGCCGTGGACCGACTCGGGTGAGGGCCACTCCGGCTCGATGCCGGAGAACGAGTACGACACCACGTCCTACGCCTTCTACCAGGGAGACACCCTGATCAAGAAGGGCGCGGGCCGGGCCGGTTACGCCTGGGACCTGTCCGCCGAGAAGGTGCCGTACCGCCTGGTCATCGACTCGGTGCGCGACGAGGCCACCTGGAAGACCTCGACGCGGACGCACTCCGAGTGGGGCTTCGTCTCGGGCGCCCTGCCCGAGGGCACCCAGCAGGCCGACATCCCCCTGCTCCAGCTCGACTACGACGTGGACACCGACCTGGCGGGCGACGCCAAGGCCGGCAAGCAGGTCGAGGTCGGCATCGAGTCGGGCACGCAGGCCTGGCTGGACGGCGCCGTGAAGGCGACCAGGGCCTCGCTGTCGGTCAGCTACGACGAGGGCAGGACCTGGAAGGCGGTGGAGCTGCGCAAGGGCTCGTCGGGCGAGTGGAACGCGAAGTTGCGGACACCCGCCAAGGGCGCGGACTCGGTCTCGCTCAAGGCGCACGCCGAGGGTCCCGGCGGCCTGGTCGTCGACCAGGAGATCATCAAGGCCTTCGGCCTGAAGTGA
- a CDS encoding DUF3626 domain-containing protein produces the protein MSADIHTARTRALTHVASLSKGPPLDPSLRVTMNFHPDRVSGGRTVLERLAEDGVYVSQFVTGTSNGGLTAHPGGDRWRWESRIFGGAYDGASAHERPVYGALDFRRSPYGAAPRFGSAHIRLDSGALEHATFCYPDSFLEPSDFGVAAAGSRLVALAEADGADALDDYVEAQVHTPVRLDRDVEALVLDPCFRGTAVEEAARALPCPVEWHGGFRLSVEELRRRPGYRGPEYVELGAALAVGGFLDARIIGEAARSGQHDQQDLKRVWHCLARFGR, from the coding sequence ATGAGCGCCGACATACACACGGCCCGGACGCGCGCACTGACGCACGTGGCCTCGCTGTCCAAGGGTCCGCCGCTGGATCCGTCCCTGCGGGTGACGATGAACTTCCACCCGGACCGGGTCAGCGGTGGCCGTACGGTCCTGGAACGACTGGCCGAGGACGGCGTGTACGTCTCCCAGTTCGTGACCGGCACCAGCAACGGCGGCCTCACCGCCCACCCCGGCGGTGACCGGTGGCGCTGGGAGAGCCGCATCTTCGGCGGCGCCTACGACGGTGCGAGCGCACACGAACGCCCGGTGTACGGAGCCTTGGACTTCCGCCGTTCCCCGTACGGCGCGGCTCCCCGGTTCGGTTCCGCGCACATCAGGCTGGACTCAGGGGCCCTGGAGCACGCCACGTTCTGCTACCCGGACAGCTTCCTGGAGCCTTCCGACTTCGGTGTGGCCGCTGCCGGGAGCCGGCTCGTCGCCCTCGCCGAGGCGGACGGGGCGGATGCCCTGGACGACTACGTCGAGGCGCAGGTGCACACCCCGGTCCGGCTCGACCGCGATGTGGAGGCCCTGGTCCTCGACCCGTGCTTCCGGGGAACGGCTGTGGAGGAGGCGGCCCGCGCGCTGCCCTGCCCCGTCGAATGGCACGGTGGGTTCCGGCTCTCCGTCGAGGAGTTGCGGCGCCGCCCCGGCTACCGGGGCCCCGAGTACGTCGAGCTGGGTGCCGCGCTCGCGGTCGGCGGATTCCTCGACGCGCGGATCATCGGGGAGGCGGCGCGGTCGGGGCAGCACGATCAGCAGGACCTCAAGCGGGTGTGGCACTGCCTGGCACGCTTCGGGCGGTGA